The following is a genomic window from Falco naumanni isolate bFalNau1 chromosome 10, bFalNau1.pat, whole genome shotgun sequence.
CTCAGTATCATCAGAGAAGTATTTCATCATCTACAGACAGATCAAGGGTTGGACAACGCCATACTTCTGCAGAAAACGAAAACTTTTTAGGCAACTTGCTTATGAAGCTACTAGTTctggttctttttcttcctctttaaaaaagataaagcttGAACAAGCTTGTGTAGCTTCTTAAAAGTCTTGGTATTGTGTATCATGATTAAACATCGCTTATTGCCTTCTAACAGAAACAGAGGATCAAGTCTTAATCATTGCAAATCTGCAACAATTGCCTAGCATTTTGATGAAAGTCTCAACGATCCAGGAAGCTTACATTCACCACTTACATCTTTTATACTAAAATGCATTGCAAATTTGTCACGCCATCATCCAAAACTTGGTCCTTGACAATAGTAACACATTCTTTGGCCAGTAAgatgatagattttttttttaaaggcattctGTGATCTCAtactattttgaaaattttagccaaataaaattttagtgTAGCCACAGTGGCACTGAATACTGATGGCCTTAACAACATACTACACCCACACTACACTTGGTAATGTAATTAGGAAGATATTTGTATcaaatcccattaaaaaaaagcaagcacctgttgggttttttccccccttttcaCACCTGTGTGTCAGACACTTAAATAGTTCTGCTGCTGTATCTTGAAATTCTGAGAACCAGTATCCTTGGATATAATCCATCTCACTGTTCCAGTATCAGCTTGCCGTAAGTGGAGACACAAGAATACTTCATGGAAATAGGAATAAATGTGTTCATATTGGGCCAGATAACCCCTAAATTCAACATGTATTGAGATACACAAGAAGCTTTGTTtaacaaagaagcaaaaccagcatGAAAACCAGGCAATACTGTGTGGTTAATATCCTCAGGTTGATTCCTACAGACTCAGTTTTTCCAGGAGCACGGGTATTCTATAAAGACAGCACATCCAGCACAGAGGTCAAGAATACCTCTCTTGCTGCACAGCTAGTACCCAGGAATGCATTCAATAAGCTGGAACAAAATCAAAAGTTATTGTATATCTCTTGTTTTAACAGATGATTTTCTCTTCAGATTCCTTACAGCATGACTTGATTACCTCGCAAAGTTGTCATCAGAACCAGGAGCAAGAGGTGCAACCGCAGAGGCTGAATCTGAAAATACATCCACCAGCAGGCTACCACTAGAGGACGGTGGGGGAGCCGAATTGGTGAGGGGGGCAGCACCCAGACCCAGCAGATCCGCAGACGGAGAAGGAGTAGACTAGGGAAGACAAGATGCTTTGGTGTTACACTACAGTAAAAGGAGAACAAAGCTGTCTCTTCTGCACAGCCAGCTAAGCTATGGTGAAGTGCCTCTCCCCACCCCGCACAAAGCTTTGAATGGACATCGGAGGCTTCACGAATGCAATTACCACGTTGCATTTCAACTTAAGGTAATTTACAGATGTGGGTTTATTTCCTTTGAGGTGAGTTATGTTCATCtaactattaaataaaaaacccaacaaatttcATCCACCTAGAATCTAATTTTGCAGAAGACAGATGACaatgttccccccccccctccttctcccctcttCATTTCaagggaaatgaaaatactgcaagGAGTAAAATTCAaatatgttgcttttctttcatgaagAATCCAGCAAGAAAAGCACTGGCTTTTACACAAACCTAAATTAAAACTTCACCACATCTTTATAATTGATAATCAGTTTAGTCCTGCGTTTTTGAAGCTTGGCAAACCCTTAGAAACATAGTAAAACCTAACCAGCAAAAAAGCAGAGTCTGTCACTAGTTCAAGCTGCAAACAGTAAAGGTAGAGGCGAGACCTTTAAtttctgccccccacccccaagagAACAAATCAGGTAGCCAGAACACAGAATCATGCAATACAGGCCACATATACGTGCCCAAGTCACATGCAAGCACAAAGCagacttaaaaacaaaatgttcacATATTAGACATCAGCAGCCTACAATATGCCAGATACAGTGAAGATGAGTCATGAGATGCATTCGGATTGAGCCTGAaattgtagggtttttttaagccaaCTCAAATTTATCATATACTCCAAATACTGAATTTGATGCAGTCTAACAAAAAATTCCCTGGCGAAAAACTTTCAGAAGCCAATCAGTAAGTACTACTGAAAACAGTTAGAACTCCAGTTTGGAACATATTGTTGGCATCTAAGCCAGGGTCACACCAAAGCCACTAATGAAGGTAATGTAACAGAGCTTCTTACATGGCTGCAACCCGTAAGGTGAAGCTCATAAAGCGTAACGCAGTTTTAACTGCCAGTCACCTCAGTCAGCCTGGCATGCAAAGAAAATCTGGCAGCTTTTCTGCTGGTAAGGTATTTCTGTCCATTCAAAGATGTTGCACTTGGAACGTCTACTCTTACATGCTGCAATGACTAAGAGTTCGAGGATTATGCTTTAACAAACTGGGCAGGGAACGTGCTACaacatttcctcctcttccGTAATCTACTACTACATCTCAAATGTAATTACAAGTTACATTAGtcattaaaaccagaaacaaggATTACATTATGGGAACAATTCATACTAGCAGCTGTAACTCACGATAAAATGAGAAGTTTCAGCTCAGAAGAAACAAGACACTGACCTTGTCTACAATAATTGAACTCAAACAGTACCATCAAATAAACAGTAACAAAATTAACAAGATGTCCTTAAATCAGTAAGTGTTGTCCAATTCTAGTAAAAACAGTAACAACCTGAAACAAGATGCAAAATATCTACCATGTTAGACAAAGCAGAACAGCTGATACTTCGAAATTCAAGTTACTCCTTTTATGTATGCTAATTTTATCGTCTCACCTTCACTGAAATTTCACCAGCAAGGAAATTCCCATTTCTAAGtttacagcaatatttttaaaaagcatcaatattaacagaatttttttaggCTGCACTTTGTCCCCATTTACATAagctttccaaagcaaaataGCATCCAAGCATACAGCGGGGGTATAAACACCCATTGTTTTAAATTGGAGATTAGAAACTTTAAATCCCTAAAAAGCCACTTTAAGGAAACCATTCTTCTCTCATTTGCACGTCTTCTAAATTAGTGAAATAACAGCTTTTAAACTCACAACAGCACTGGCATTGACAGAGGCAGGTTCAGCACTTCCATTCATATCAGAGCTCCTCTCCTTTTTGATCTCTTCCAAGTCAGTAACTGTGCCTGGGCCTTTCTTCTTCTTGAGTTTAGCCAAAATAGAAGATTCCCTCTCTGGAAAGGGAGGCATTTCTTCCAGCACTGTGGCCTTATCACAGGAAAAAGTGTATTAGTTAAACTTACAAGAGAAGTCAAACCAGCTTCTGAGTCTTCAACAAGATACTCATTTTTTGTGTGAGTAGTAACTTCCGCTCTTGCCTCTATAAGGGTGTATGCAGTTTATTGCAGTGATAGATGgattgcttgctttttttttttttaaaaaaaaaaacaccacaatttaaagctttctgaaatcCTCTCAAAACAGTTGTTTAAAAGAACAGAGGCATATAGGTTCTCTGGTATCAtactatgaaataaaatagataaGTGAGAATTAAATCAGCAGACAATGGTCCTTGACTCAAGCAGGCCTAGACTGAAGCCACAGAAGATTACACCAGATCTAGTCTGACCTACACATTTATTAGCTCTTAAGACTGAGTGTGCGATGCTCTGGCCAGACCCAAGAGCATCAGGTTAACACACTGAACttctagaggggaaaaaaaaaaaaaaaaaaatatatacatatatattactAGTCTCAGCACAATTTCAAGTTCCCTGCCCACCATCAAGTCAGCCCTCGAAACAAAGCACTAGCCTTTTGGTATCTGAATACTGTAGGACCCTGCACTACACCAGGTGTCACTGGCTTCCCAACTCTGGATTAGCATGCTTTAACGGTTATTTGTCCCACTAGAGCAGTAACAACTTTCATTTTAGCTCTATATTAAAGATGACTGCAGATTAATTAAATAGACTAAAAGAATCAGCACCCACATTGTGGATCTTTAATCCTGCATTAAGATTTCTGAGCCATCAGGTAAGGTTTAGTGGATTTTACTTTTTGACAGAAGACATAACTAAAGAGTTCTGCATAATAAATAATCTTTATACCTACCAATATATCAGTACTGGCAATAGTACTGAGCCTCAAATACTCAacagctctctgctgcagctcaaCATCAGCATTCTTTAGCTGACTGTCACTGCGCAATACATCTTGAATTGTAGTTTTGATTTCTGGAAACAGGTTCACAAACTTGATGTAGGTAGACAGAAGCAGAGCTCGGGTAGGAACACTACACAGATGAAACTTGGAATGTAGCAAGTTGAACTGGATGAGAGGActtaaatgggaagaaaaatagtttgTTCAGTTCTTGTAGACATGGTAACTCTTAGTGCATTACTAGCAAGAGCCTAATCATTTGTTAACTGGGCTTTAGGAATATTAAATAGAAGTAGATTCTTTACACAAAGCACTACTACTTCAGTTCAGTATTTTAGAAGGTGTTTTACCTTGATCTTGGATCACCTGCTATCAGATTTCCAAATTCTCCCAAGATGTAGCCACCTACTTTTACAAGATTCTCATGGCATGCTGGAGCTTGAAGGGCCTGTAAGAACACATTAACAGTCTGTAACATATCAAATTTGACACATTACATCTGTAATGTATCAAAAGTGATCTTCTCTGTCACTTCCATGTCCAGTTTCCTAGTCTACCTTCCTGTAAGAGCAGGACCATCAGTCTAAGTACTACAGAGAGCATGCTTATGAAAGAGGCATAATAGGTGGTATGACTTGATAGAGAATCTTTAACGTAAGTATTACTTGCTTAAGAGCACTCTTAGGTGCATCTGGCAGCACTGTTGAATTTTGAGGACAGATAACAGGTGCTTAGGTTTCCTTTTACATCTTTAGAAGTGTCGGAAGGATGTTAATATACTCTGTTTAAACCTTGCAAGAATGTGTTGAAGttgtccaaaataaaaatactctttatTGAGTATGAAGAAACACATAGCAAGGATGAGTTCTGGAAGTCAGCTTAAATGTTcaaggaaggaagcaaaaaaaagtggaaagcCCATATGAAGAATCCAAACAGAGTCAAAGCAACAAAGCCGGACAtttgaaagtgttttccttCAATAGTTCAAATTCCATATTTATCAGATCCTGAAAAGAAGGAATGGATATGCGCTTCCCAGAGGATCATCAAGTTATTTTGACTGTTGTGTATTCCTGCATGCAGAAAACTCAAACAAAAAGCACACTCCCCTGTAAGAAGttttttttatgacatttcAGTAGTTTTCCAGGTGATGTTATTTCCTTACTAAGCCATTCATTCAATGCCATCCACAAAAGTAACGAAAAATTCAGCATAACccaccctgccctcccctcccctaCCCAGAACAGTACCAGGCATATTTTACATTGCTTCAGCCAGAGAAGCTTCTCATCAGCTTAACACAGTTTCTGGCTCTGAAAAATCTATGCTACTAGTTTTACAGAAAGCTTCAGCAGTGTTGTGTTGAAATATTCAGGATTGTATTCTTAGTCCTCCCTAGCATGGGGAAGTGCACACACCTGTTAGATCACATGGTGTTTACTCAATTCTTATGCCACTTTGAAAGTTAATTGAAAAGTCATTCTCACCTCAAAAACAGTCTTTGCTGCATACCCTTGAACATCATCCCTGTTGATAACAATCTGAATAACTCTGTACCACACTTCTTCACTGACATAGTCACCAGCAATGCGAATCAGATTCAAGATCGTATCCACATACCAGGTATAATCCACTGCATACTTTTCAGCTAGAATTGCAACTTTCAGAACCTGAAcacataagaaaataaagaaggtTGACTAGCTTCTACCATGAGTTGTGTATTAAGATTCACTTAATACACTTCAAGTGAATACACCTAGTGATACCCCATGGTAGCCCAGAAGCCTCAGTTTCAGATACATCAGCTTGCTCACTTGCTCCTGCAGCTAGAAGACAAACATTGAAATTCTGTGCCAGAACGCACCAGTTGCCAGGTACGTAATGCTTTCCCCATAATTCAATCAAATATTGTATCTGTCACTTTTCAACTGTGTACCTACGCAATCACGAGCAATTTattaaactggttttgtttgctaTAAAGACACCATCAAAACCATCACACCACAACAGAAGCAAGCAGGAAACTGCAGAcatctaaaaaacaaaaaagtgggAACTCAAACTAGCAGAGACAGACCAGACTCACCAAAATATAGCTGACTTTTCCAGGTCATACTAAGATTCCTATATCCTGAAGCAAACAATCAGCATAGGAAGAGACCTCCACATCATTTGTTATCAGTTGCATTTATACTGACCTGTTCTTTTAGAAGTAGTgaatttaatttacattatCTGCCAAGTCAGGGTAGACTGCCCACAGCAACAAGACAGTGCAACAGGTAAGTCAGCTAACACAGTATTAACATTAACTTCTCTGAGCAAAAGACTTTAGCACTTAACTAAGCAAAGTAATTTCCATAAGTACAGGTTTTAGCTACCATTCTAGGAAGGTCATTACGAGTATTTCAGCTTATGCACTCTTTTCCTGCTGGAAGATGGAGATAGAGATCACGCCTCTCTTAGCTGACGAGGTGTTGGTTTAGGGAGTCCTTAGACAGAGAACATTCTCACAGCATACACAGTATGAAGTTCTACctacaaataattatttatctTACTAACTTCTGATGCTTCTAGTTTAACCCAAATGAAGAACATTCTTCGCTATTAGACTACAAACTTAGGTCTTaggttactttttcttttttttaaaaaaaagaaccatgaaaaaaagattctgtTACAGACTATGCAGCATCCCGATTGATAAATGCATTTATGGTGCCAAAGCCAGCTatgaaaaaattaaggaaagaaatttcTCACAATTTCTTCTCTAATGGAATAATCAGCAGTCTCCAAGTAATTGAGCATTTCAGCCACAATCTGTTGGGCATTGCTTCGGTCACACATTGCGTACAGGAGATCTACAGCTCTTTGTCGTACACTTACATCTCTTTCAGTCTGCAACAGGACACAGCAAAAAGTCAAGATGATTTCACCTTCATTTGGAAAGCACATGCAATTTACTGAAGAGATCAAACACTGTAATCTATaatcaaatttaaaacaaatgcattttcatctttcagatGCAGAATGAACTTGGGTATATCCTTCACAAAAGCTATGAGTTTCTCATATTATTCTCACTTTCACctagaaaaaaagtcactggaGAGTCAAGCAGCTTCCTGCCTTTAGATATTATTACAAAAATTCAAGTCATCAGGTTTTGTTCCTGTAGCATAATATTCAAATCCGTGCAAGTGCTGAAAGGATGGAGAAGTTTCTACAGAATACTCCACTACTAGCCTACATGAATGAGTTTGTGGTCTGCTGTGCACTGGGTAACTGGTACTACTGGCCACAAAAGCACTAATAACTGGCTGACATTGTCAAATTGTCACCAGGCCAGTGAACGATTTAGTTACCTGCAGGTTTAGTGTTGGGCTTGCCTTGTATCAACAGAAGCCCAGCTAGAACAGGTACATACTTGAAGGTTAGACACATGTATTAATATGCTACAGCATGagcttggaagaaaaaagtacatgTAAACACTGAAGCGTGCAAGTAAATTTACATGCAAATCAGTCTTCCTCTCTTGACTCctttttcacatgaaaatgGCCTGGGCATGTGTCTTTCTGGTTTCCTGACTGTCTGATTCTGCAGTGGAAATTAATCTGCTCCACTGCCCCTCATCAGCTACTGCAGTAGGAGTAGTGTCTGACACCAGCAAGACAgtagcaaaacaaaatcttccCAGCATAAAGAATTATCCATCTTCAGCCTGCAGCTTGAGGAGTTACCACAGTACCACAGGGGCCACAGCTGCAAGTGTCAGATTTACTAGTAAGCTGCAGAAAAACTGAAGCTGACCTATATTGTTGCCAATACAGCAAGATTTTGcaggattaaagaaaaaacctaaaGCAGACTCCTGAGAATAACTCATTCGGTCTCAAAGTATCATTAGCTTAATTAGGGATAGGGGGCTTAGGGCAGTGGGGGAGAGGGCATTGAGGCAGGGGAGAAGGCAACACTCAAAACAGAATTGCACACTTAAATATTTACCTTCAATGCATTGATAACTGTTTCTATGTGTGTTTTCACAGCCTCATGTGAGAATTCAGAGCTGGCAAGCGTGCACATGCTTTCCAGTGCTAGGTAACGCAAATTAGTTTCTCGGTGCTGCAAGAACTGACCTAGCTGGTTACAGGCACGGACTAGTAGATTTGGCTCACTGCACAGAACAGGAGAGAAAGTGAAAGGGTTAAAAGCAACAGGTTTGAGAATACCCAATATAGAATACTATTTCTGCAGTGgaaatttcttaaaatgtctCAGTGTCTGCCAGAACGCCTCACTggtgaaatgaaaattcaaataCTATGAGCAAATAATGTCAGTTGGACTAGAGTGGTAGGGTCAATACAAAATACCAAAAACACCtagaagcaagaaacaaagcaataaaaaaaaaaagtatgctgaCAGCACCACAGTTCATTAATACTGTTCAATTTCATTGCTGTGGTTGCGTCCCAGTCTAGCAAGCAACTTCATATTCTgttctcctccccttccctcccagtaAAATTCCATTTAGTGTTCAAGACAAAGCCACAGCTTTTCACTTAAACATTCCTCTCAATAGAGGTGTTCTCACAGCTCACCTGTCATGATGTATAATTAAGCTTATTGCCTCAAACAGCACGGCATTCTTTGCATTTGAGTGTTGTACTTTTTTTGACTTTGGTGGCTCCTGTGCTTTGTTAAGAATAGTTTCCAGGCATTCTGTTAGACGACCACGTACCGCAGGGTCTTCTGGAGAAGAACAAGCCGTTGGACAACTTCGCTTTGCTCAATACCCTAATCACTACCTCAGGCCTTCCACCTTGCTAAATCTGAATAAACTGCAGTATTCTGATCCATCAGAAACAGCTCACCCTCCCGCAATATAAAGTTGGCAAAAGAATTCTAAGTCATAGTTCTATTGGGGTGAGAACAAAAGCCAAACGCGATCTACACCGTAATAAGTTTCAAGGCTTTAATACAGTTGATAAcattaaagaacatttaaaactgTAGTTGCAATTGGTTTGTAAGATGCACACCAGTTTGACACCTTGCTCTAAGCTACGTGGCCTTTTGAATTACACTGTGTTTAATTTTAACAAGCTGAAACACTCAGGAGTACAGACGTCAATATCCTTGTCTTAGGACAGTGTGTGTGCACTCCAAGTTAAGgtaacagcacagcacagtagCTCTTGTGAGACAGCATACCGAGTAAGAGAAACGGCCACTGTTGCGATTTGTGCATTACCTGGAGGTGGATAGCACTGTAACAGCCTCAGGAGCTTCACAGATAACCAAGGAGCAGGAACAAAGTAGTATGTGTAGTCCTGAAGATCTGTTGATGCAGAAGTCACAATCTGTAAAATAAGCAGACAGCATGATGTCAACTACTGGACTTACGTGATGCACAATGATGAGGGGGACCCAAAGAACACAGCAGATCACCTTTGACAGAAGCTTACAAAACTATGTCACAAAACTACTGTTTAATTTGGTAGATTAATTAGGTGCAAGTTGTCATATCATCAGGGTCCTTACTAACAGAAATTCATTTTCACAGATACAGTAGTCTAAGTTTACTTTGCTCAAATAAATGCTAATTCTTGCTGCTCCATTACAGTACAGCTGTGCCCTTCTCTCAGTactcttgcttttaaatattagACAAATCttcacatttgaaaagaaattaaatttctctgGACTACAAGGAACCTTGGGTGTAACACCACATAAATCTGGGTCTAAA
Proteins encoded in this region:
- the AP2A2 gene encoding AP-2 complex subunit alpha-2 isoform X4 gives rise to the protein MPAVSKGDGMRGLAVFISDIRNCKSKEAEIKRINKELANIRSKFKGDKALDGYSKKKYVCKLLFIFLLGHDIDFGHMEAVNLLSSNRYTEKQIGYLFISVLVNSNSELIRLINNAIKNDLASRNPTFMGLALHCIANVGSREMAEAFAGEIPKILVAGDTMDSVKQSAALCLLRLYRTSPDLVPMGDWTSRVVHLLNDQHLGVVTAATSLITTLAQKNPEEFKTSVSLAVSRLSRIVTSASTDLQDYTYYFVPAPWLSVKLLRLLQCYPPPDPAVRGRLTECLETILNKAQEPPKSKKVQHSNAKNAVLFEAISLIIHHDSEPNLLVRACNQLGQFLQHRETNLRYLALESMCTLASSEFSHEAVKTHIETVINALKTERDVSVRQRAVDLLYAMCDRSNAQQIVAEMLNYLETADYSIREEIVLKVAILAEKYAVDYTWYVDTILNLIRIAGDYVSEEVWYRVIQIVINRDDVQGYAAKTVFEALQAPACHENLVKVGGYILGEFGNLIAGDPRSSPLIQFNLLHSKFHLCSVPTRALLLSTYIKFVNLFPEIKTTIQDVLRSDSQLKNADVELQQRAVEYLRLSTIASTDILATVLEEMPPFPERESSILAKLKKKKGPGTVTDLEEIKKERSSDMNGSAEPASVNASAVSTPSPSADLLGLGAAPLTNSAPPPSSSGSLLVDVFSDSASAVAPLAPGSDDNFARFVCKNNGVLFENQLLQIGLKSEFRQNLGRMFIFYGNKTSTQFLTFTPTVICSDDLQSSLNLQTKPVDPTVDGGAQVQQVVNIECVSDFMEAPILNIQFRYGGTFQNLSVKLPITLNKFFQPTEMSSQDFFQRWKQLSNPKQEVQNIFKAKHPMDAEITKAKIIGFGSALLEEVDPNPANFVGAGIIHTKTTQIGCLLRLEPNLQAQMYRLTLRTSKEAVSQRLCELLSEQF
- the AP2A2 gene encoding AP-2 complex subunit alpha-2 isoform X3, whose amino-acid sequence is MPAVSKGDGMRGLAVFISDIRNCKSKEAEIKRINKELANIRSKFKGDKALDGYSKKKYVCKLLFIFLLGHDIDFGHMEAVNLLSSNRYTEKQIGYLFISVLVNSNSELIRLINNAIKNDLASRNPTFMGLALHCIANVGSREMAEAFAGEIPKILVAGDTMDSVKQSAALCLLRLYRTSPDLVPMGDWTSRVVHLLNDQHLGVVTAATSLITTLAQKNPEEFKTSVSLAVSRLSRIVTSASTDLQDYTYYFVPAPWLSVKLLRLLQCYPPPEDPAVRGRLTECLETILNKAQEPPKSKKVQHSNAKNAVLFEAISLIIHHDSEPNLLVRACNQLGQFLQHRETNLRYLALESMCTLASSEFSHEAVKTHIETVINALKTERDVSVRQRAVDLLYAMCDRSNAQQIVAEMLNYLETADYSIREEIVLKVAILAEKYAVDYTWYVDTILNLIRIAGDYVSEEVWYRVIQIVINRDDVQGYAAKTVFEALQAPACHENLVKVGGYILGEFGNLIAGDPRSSPLIQFNLLHSKFHLCSVPTRALLLSTYIKFVNLFPEIKTTIQDVLRSDSQLKNADVELQQRAVEYLRLSTIASTDILATVLEEMPPFPERESSILAKLKKKKGPGTVTDLEEIKKERSSDMNGSAEPASVNASAVSTPSPSADLLGLGAAPLTNSAPPPSSSGSLLVDVFSDSASAVAPLAPGSDDNFARFVCKNNGVLFENQLLQIGLKSEFRQNLGRMFIFYGNKTSTQFLTFTPTVICSDDLQSSLNLQTKPVDPTVDGGAQVQQVVNIECVSDFMEAPILNIQFRYGGTFQNLSVKLPITLNKFFQPTEMSSQDFFQRWKQLSNPKQEVQNIFKAKHPMDAEITKAKIIGFGSALLEEVDPNPANFVGAGIIHTKTTQIGCLLRLEPNLQAQMYRLTLRTSKEAVSQRLCELLSEQF